In the genome of Pediococcus claussenii ATCC BAA-344, one region contains:
- the nrdG gene encoding anaerobic ribonucleoside-triphosphate reductase activating protein → MDKKVKVTIRMPKNPKPKEWLAKDRSLQYIADYKPFNMVDGEGIRCSLYVSGCLFSCPGCYNKAAQNFHYGTPYTQELEDQIIADLSQSYVQGLTLLGGEPFLNTQVCLKLVKRIRKEFGNTKDIWSWTGYLWDELLLESVDKLELLNYLDILVDGRFMLDKKDLTLQFRGSSNQRIIDVPKSLEQDRVVIWDKLIR, encoded by the coding sequence ATGGATAAAAAAGTGAAGGTGACAATTCGAATGCCTAAAAATCCCAAACCTAAAGAGTGGCTTGCTAAGGATCGAAGTTTGCAATATATTGCAGACTATAAGCCGTTTAATATGGTAGATGGTGAAGGAATCCGTTGTAGTTTGTACGTTTCAGGATGTCTTTTCAGTTGTCCAGGATGCTATAACAAGGCTGCCCAAAATTTTCATTATGGCACACCATACACACAAGAACTTGAAGATCAAATTATTGCGGACCTCTCTCAGAGTTATGTGCAGGGACTTACTTTGCTAGGAGGAGAACCGTTTCTAAATACGCAAGTATGCCTGAAACTTGTAAAAAGAATTAGAAAAGAGTTCGGTAATACAAAAGATATTTGGTCGTGGACCGGGTATTTGTGGGATGAGTTACTACTAGAATCGGTCGACAAATTAGAACTATTAAACTATCTAGATATTTTGGTGGATGGACGTTTCATGTTGGATAAAAAGGATTTAACATTGCAATTTCGTGGTAGTTCCAATCAGCGAATTATTGATGTTCCCAAATCGTTGGAACAAGATAGAGTTGTGATTTGGGATAAGTTAATTAGGTAG
- the nrdD gene encoding anaerobic ribonucleoside-triphosphate reductase: MDNLKTKGTANLDLIEEKEVIKIDGERVAFYPYKISLVAASLTDDTELRQQITTKVLDAVGAEPVTLTSDRIRQIYRSVLNDLHLGMLTTKYDDFKKEEERQWEQATNPQTKLNQLFNSTDTVVHENANKDSNIFSTRRDLTAGMVGKSTGLAAMPETVAKAHLRGDIHFHDLDYSPLTAMTNCCLIDFKSMLEKGFKIGNADVEPPKSIQTATAQMSQIIANVASSQYGGCSADRADELLAPYAKLNYQKHLADAEKWVEAGKQEAYAKEKTKKDIYDAMQALEYEVNTLFSSNGQTPFTTVGFGLGTSWFEREIQKAILKVRIKGLGKQHRTAIFPKLIFTLKRGLNIKPEDPNYDVKELAVECATKRMYPDILMYDKIVELTGSFKAPMGCRSFLQGWKDENGHEVNSGRMNLGVVTLNLPRIAIESNGDTEVFWQILQDRLQVSKKALLFRIKRCKEATPQNAPILYKNGAFGKRLSENDSVDELFKNNRATISLGYIGLYEVGTRFFGPKWESNKEAHDFTVSIVKYLHDRCVEWEKEYGYHFSVYSTPAESLTDTFCESDIARFGKIADITDKEYYTNSFHYDVRKNPTPFEKLLFEEEYPKYASGGFIHYCEYPNLKQNPAALEAVWDWAYDHVGYLGTNTSIDHCYQCGFDGDFKPTARGFECPECGNRDPKTCDVVKRTCGYLGNPVVRPMVKGRHKEIISRVKNMNLGEI; this comes from the coding sequence ATGGATAACTTAAAGACAAAAGGCACTGCTAATCTGGATCTGATTGAAGAGAAAGAAGTCATCAAAATTGATGGCGAGCGTGTGGCCTTTTACCCTTATAAAATATCCTTGGTTGCGGCATCGTTAACGGATGACACAGAGTTACGTCAACAAATAACAACTAAGGTACTAGATGCTGTGGGAGCGGAACCAGTTACGTTGACTTCTGATCGAATACGGCAGATTTATCGAAGTGTTCTGAATGATTTGCATCTTGGAATGCTAACTACTAAATACGATGATTTTAAAAAGGAAGAGGAACGACAATGGGAGCAGGCAACCAACCCACAAACTAAATTAAACCAGCTTTTTAATAGCACTGATACCGTTGTTCATGAAAATGCTAATAAGGACAGTAATATCTTTAGTACAAGGCGAGATTTAACGGCAGGAATGGTTGGAAAATCTACCGGCCTTGCTGCGATGCCTGAGACGGTCGCAAAGGCACATTTGCGTGGTGATATTCATTTTCATGATTTGGATTACTCACCACTTACTGCCATGACGAACTGTTGCCTGATTGATTTTAAAAGCATGTTAGAAAAGGGGTTTAAAATTGGTAACGCTGATGTTGAACCACCAAAGTCAATTCAAACGGCTACTGCGCAGATGTCACAAATTATTGCCAACGTGGCTTCTAGCCAATACGGTGGATGTTCGGCCGATCGCGCTGATGAATTACTTGCTCCATATGCTAAGTTAAACTATCAGAAACACCTTGCTGATGCGGAAAAATGGGTTGAGGCTGGTAAGCAAGAAGCCTACGCCAAAGAGAAAACAAAAAAAGACATTTATGATGCAATGCAGGCGTTGGAATACGAGGTTAACACACTATTTTCATCAAATGGACAAACGCCGTTTACAACGGTTGGTTTTGGTTTAGGAACTTCGTGGTTTGAACGTGAAATCCAAAAGGCAATTTTAAAAGTCAGAATAAAGGGACTAGGGAAGCAGCATAGAACGGCTATTTTCCCTAAGCTGATCTTCACTTTAAAGCGAGGACTGAATATTAAGCCAGAGGATCCAAATTACGATGTTAAAGAATTAGCTGTTGAATGTGCAACAAAACGTATGTATCCGGATATTTTGATGTACGACAAGATTGTTGAACTGACTGGAAGTTTTAAAGCCCCAATGGGATGTCGAAGTTTCTTGCAAGGATGGAAAGATGAAAATGGACACGAAGTTAACAGTGGCCGAATGAATCTTGGTGTTGTGACTTTGAATTTACCACGGATTGCAATCGAGTCAAATGGTGATACAGAAGTTTTTTGGCAGATTTTACAGGATCGTTTGCAAGTATCAAAGAAAGCATTACTCTTCCGAATTAAACGTTGTAAAGAAGCTACGCCACAGAATGCACCAATTCTTTATAAAAATGGGGCATTTGGTAAGCGGTTGAGTGAAAATGATAGTGTGGATGAGTTATTTAAAAATAACCGAGCAACTATTTCGTTAGGCTATATTGGATTGTATGAAGTTGGGACACGTTTCTTTGGACCAAAATGGGAATCAAATAAAGAGGCCCATGATTTTACGGTTTCAATTGTAAAATATTTGCATGATCGCTGTGTTGAATGGGAAAAAGAATATGGTTACCACTTTAGCGTCTACTCAACGCCAGCTGAATCACTAACGGATACTTTTTGTGAATCCGATATAGCTCGTTTTGGTAAAATTGCTGATATTACTGACAAGGAATACTACACAAATAGTTTTCACTACGACGTAAGGAAGAACCCAACACCGTTTGAAAAGTTACTGTTTGAGGAAGAGTATCCTAAATATGCTTCTGGCGGGTTTATTCATTACTGTGAATACCCGAATCTAAAACAAAACCCAGCTGCATTAGAAGCAGTGTGGGATTGGGCGTATGATCACGTTGGCTATTTAGGAACCAATACCTCGATTGATCATTGTTATCAATGTGGATTTGATGGTGATTTTAAACCAACTGCGCGTGGCTTTGAGTGTCCAGAATGTGGAAATCGTGATCCTAAAACCTGTGATGTTGTAAAACGAACTTGTGGCTACTTAGGTAATCCAGTAGTTCGACCAATGGTAAAGGGACGGCATAAGGAAATTATTTCTCGGGTTAAGAATATGAATTTAGGTGAAATTTAA
- a CDS encoding LPXTG cell wall anchor domain-containing protein — MTTPSDTLDSVTSPDLSQKGYGTPDQAVVGAEKIPESYNGVKNINVVIKYVQLVVPSKPVAPNKPGISNKPIVPGTPNNPSIPNKLKTPNKPGTPIRPNVPVATVLPNGPRKSVTISKLGTPSFDQKISRNVIKLSRSTADKGKRLPQTNEDNSSERVLVIIGTLLSVLTLGLIGTKKKNSNL, encoded by the coding sequence TTGACAACTCCAAGCGACACATTGGACAGTGTTACGTCTCCGGATTTAAGTCAAAAGGGTTATGGAACACCAGATCAAGCAGTAGTTGGAGCAGAGAAGATTCCTGAAAGTTATAATGGTGTTAAAAATATTAACGTTGTAATTAAATATGTTCAGTTAGTGGTTCCAAGTAAACCTGTTGCACCGAATAAACCGGGTATTTCTAATAAACCAATTGTACCCGGTACACCTAACAACCCGAGCATACCAAATAAGCTAAAGACACCAAATAAACCCGGAACACCGATTAGGCCAAATGTACCAGTTGCTACGGTTTTGCCAAATGGGCCGAGAAAGTCTGTTACTATAAGCAAACTAGGCACACCAAGTTTTGATCAAAAGATTTCAAGAAATGTGATCAAGTTAAGTCGTTCTACTGCAGATAAGGGTAAAAGACTTCCCCAAACTAATGAAGATAATTCAAGTGAAAGAGTATTGGTAATTATTGGAACACTTTTATCAGTTCTGACATTGGGACTAATTGGTACAAAAAAGAAAAATTCTAATCTTTGA
- a CDS encoding glucose-6-phosphate isomerase: MAHISFDSSSVSEFVHDNELAEIQPLVTAADKELRDGTGAGSDFRGWINLPTDYDKDEFARIKKSADKIRNDSEVFVAIGIGGSYLGARAAIDFLNNTFYNLLSKDERKGAPQVIFAGNSISSSYLTDVLNLIGDRDFSINVISKSGTTTEPAIAFRVLKEKLIKKYGEEEAKKRIYATTDRAKGALKTEADAEGYEEFVVPDDLGGRFSVLSAVGLLPIAVAGGDIDQLMQGAADASKEYTNPDVTSNDAYKYAALRNILYRKGYTTELLENYEPTLQYFGEWWKQLMGESEGKDQKGIYPSSANFSTDLHSLGQYIQEGRRNLMETVVNVDKPNHDLDIPKADQDLDGLKYLEGRTMDEVNKKAYQGVTLAHNDGGVPVMTVNIPDQTAYTLGYTMYFFEAAVGVSGYLNGINPFNQPGVEAYKSNMFALLGKPGYEDKTDELNKRL, encoded by the coding sequence ATGGCACATATTTCATTTGATAGTTCTAGTGTTTCAGAGTTCGTTCATGACAATGAACTTGCAGAAATTCAGCCACTTGTAACCGCAGCTGACAAAGAGTTACGCGACGGTACAGGTGCAGGAAGTGATTTTCGTGGATGGATCAACCTTCCAACCGACTATGATAAGGACGAGTTTGCACGAATTAAAAAGTCTGCTGATAAGATTCGTAATGATTCAGAAGTCTTTGTAGCCATTGGTATTGGCGGCTCGTACTTAGGTGCACGAGCAGCTATTGACTTTTTAAATAATACTTTCTACAACTTATTAAGTAAGGATGAACGCAAGGGTGCTCCACAAGTTATTTTTGCTGGTAACTCAATTAGTTCATCATACCTTACAGATGTTTTAAACTTAATTGGTGATCGTGACTTTTCAATTAATGTGATTTCAAAGTCAGGTACTACTACAGAACCTGCAATCGCATTCCGTGTGTTGAAAGAAAAGTTAATCAAAAAATATGGTGAAGAAGAAGCTAAAAAACGTATCTACGCTACAACTGATCGTGCAAAGGGAGCTCTTAAGACTGAAGCTGACGCAGAAGGTTACGAAGAATTTGTTGTGCCTGATGATTTAGGTGGACGTTTCTCCGTACTTTCAGCTGTTGGATTGCTTCCAATTGCCGTTGCTGGTGGTGACATTGACCAGTTAATGCAAGGTGCTGCTGATGCAAGCAAGGAATATACAAATCCTGATGTAACCTCAAATGATGCATATAAGTATGCTGCATTACGTAACATCTTATACCGTAAGGGTTACACAACTGAATTGCTTGAAAACTACGAACCAACTTTGCAATACTTTGGCGAATGGTGGAAACAATTAATGGGTGAATCAGAAGGTAAGGATCAGAAGGGAATTTATCCTTCATCAGCAAACTTCTCAACTGACTTACATTCACTTGGTCAATATATCCAAGAAGGTCGTCGTAACCTTATGGAAACAGTAGTTAACGTTGACAAGCCTAATCATGACTTGGATATCCCTAAGGCTGATCAGGATCTTGATGGTTTGAAATATCTTGAAGGCCGCACCATGGATGAAGTTAACAAGAAGGCTTACCAAGGCGTAACTTTGGCACATAACGATGGTGGTGTTCCAGTTATGACTGTTAACATTCCTGACCAAACTGCTTACACATTGGGTTACACAATGTACTTCTTTGAAGCAGCTGTTGGTGTTTCTGGTTACTTGAATGGTATTAACCCATTTAATCAACCTGGTGTTGAAGCATACAAGTCAAATATGTTTGCTTTACTTGGAAAACCAGGTTATGAAGATAAAACTGACGAATTAAACAAACGTCTATAA
- a CDS encoding flavin reductase family protein, whose product MVSQSVSEASEASVSNSISTSTSESLSDSTSTSESLSDSTSTSGSESLSNSTSTSTSESLSNSTSTSTSESLSDSTSASTSESSSTSTSTSTSESLSDSTSTSGSESLSDSISASTSESLSDLTSTSTSESLSDSTSTSGSESLSNSTSTSGSESLSDSTSASTSESLSDSISTSTSESLSDSTSTSTSESTSTSEERTVAEAMMDGTTVFQYNGQDQTFVPTIVVTLENGKTIDVTLNDGEYTVQDSNKLSALTHDGGVTIFSAVGHYNVYLTQAGINRLLALNTSQEQAIKMMSFRLFSARLAVVAPVSTTLDWSKIIMGSISGGFDIVGSPYSDSQSASNSQSLSNSTSDSAYNSDSVSTSGSVSVSGSNSQSLSNSVSESEKVSTSTSQSTSTSNSASLSTSASASDSYSMSASSSTSVSGSNSQSLSNSVSESEKVSTSTSRSASTSNSTSLSTSVSTSSSTSVSESESASNGRNSESNSESSSQSSSTSISISQSISDAGSGSDSRSTIGSESNMGLTSGNSSNGSTVTSESLMRKQSVSMENLVNSHEVRESNINLVQGNRGLSIPNYGYTEKLPQTGDNDSEGLVESIIGLEIIGMIALIAAIKRRKSDEEK is encoded by the coding sequence GTGGTTTCGCAAAGTGTTAGTGAGGCCAGTGAGGCTTCGGTTTCTAATTCTATTTCAACAAGTACAAGTGAAAGCTTGAGTGATTCAACAAGTACAAGTGAAAGTTTGAGTGATTCAACATCAACAAGTGGTAGCGAAAGTTTGAGTAACTCGACATCAACAAGTACAAGCGAAAGTTTGAGTAACTCGACATCAACAAGTACAAGTGAAAGTTTGAGTGATTCAACATCAGCAAGTACGAGTGAGAGTTCAAGTACTTCAACATCAACAAGTACAAGTGAGAGTTTGAGTGATTCAACATCAACAAGTGGAAGCGAAAGCTTGAGTGATTCAATTTCAGCAAGTACAAGTGAAAGTTTGAGTGATTTAACATCAACAAGTACAAGCGAAAGCTTGAGTGATTCAACATCAACAAGTGGAAGCGAAAGCTTGAGTAACTCAACATCAACAAGTGGTAGTGAAAGTTTGAGTGATTCAACTTCAGCAAGTACAAGTGAGAGCTTAAGTGATTCAATATCAACAAGTACAAGCGAGAGCTTGAGTGATTCAACATCAACAAGTACAAGCGAAAGCACTTCAACTTCAGAAGAACGGACGGTTGCAGAAGCCATGATGGATGGCACCACGGTCTTCCAATACAATGGACAGGATCAAACGTTTGTTCCAACGATCGTCGTTACGCTTGAAAACGGAAAAACCATTGACGTTACGCTGAATGATGGCGAGTACACAGTTCAAGATTCAAATAAATTAAGTGCGTTGACACATGATGGCGGTGTAACGATTTTCTCAGCGGTTGGACATTACAATGTATACCTGACACAAGCTGGAATTAATCGATTACTTGCATTGAATACAAGTCAAGAACAAGCAATTAAAATGATGTCCTTCAGGTTATTCTCTGCGAGACTAGCGGTAGTTGCACCAGTAAGTACAACCCTTGACTGGAGTAAGATCATTATGGGTAGCATTAGTGGCGGATTTGACATCGTTGGGTCACCATATTCTGACTCACAATCCGCATCTAATAGTCAGAGTCTTTCAAACTCAACAAGTGATTCTGCTTATAATTCTGATAGCGTATCAACGAGTGGTTCCGTTTCAGTAAGTGGCAGCAACAGTCAAAGTCTTTCAAACTCGGTCAGTGAATCTGAAAAGGTTTCGACATCAACAAGCCAGAGCACTAGCACTTCAAATTCGGCATCATTGAGTACAAGTGCTTCAGCTTCAGACAGCTATAGTATGTCGGCTTCAAGTTCAACTTCAGTAAGTGGTAGTAACAGTCAAAGCCTTTCAAACTCAGTCAGTGAATCTGAAAAGGTTTCGACATCAACAAGTCGAAGTGCCAGCACTTCAAATTCAACATCATTGAGTACAAGTGTTTCGACTTCAAGTTCAACCTCTGTAAGTGAAAGTGAATCTGCTTCAAACGGTCGAAACTCAGAGAGTAATTCAGAGAGTTCAAGCCAAAGCTCAAGTACATCGATTAGTATTAGTCAAAGTATTTCGGACGCAGGAAGTGGATCCGATTCAAGAAGTACAATTGGTTCTGAAAGTAACATGGGATTGACCTCAGGTAACTCATCAAATGGTTCAACTGTGACAAGTGAATCGCTGATGAGAAAGCAAAGTGTTTCAATGGAAAATTTGGTAAATAGTCATGAAGTTCGTGAATCAAACATTAATTTGGTTCAGGGTAACAGAGGATTGAGCATACCAAATTATGGATACACGGAGAAATTACCACAGACAGGAGACAATGATAGTGAGGGATTAGTTGAGTCAATAATTGGATTAGAAATAATCGGAATGATTGCCTTAATCGCCGCAATCAAACGTCGTAAATCTGATGAGGAAAAATAG
- a CDS encoding heavy metal translocating P-type ATPase, with the protein MKLSNYKRLWAVLIVGVLALLLEFAFKQPFWSQLLVTVIGSLIAILMTIDMIKTLRSGKFGVDLLAITAVIATLSIGEYWAALIVLLMLTGGDALEDYAANKANSDLQSLLEKSPTVANQIINGKIKQINIEKVAVGDTLIIRPGEVFPVDGTIVDGITSVNESSLTGEAKPVDKTVGDEVMSGSVNGDTSVTITATQLAKDSQYQNIIRLVKQAESQPARFVRMADRYAIPFTIVSYIIAGTAWYLSGDPVRFAEVLVVASPCPLILAAPIALVAGMSRSSRSGIIVKTGTTIEKLAQVKSFAFDKTGTITMGNLEVVKISPESGISKEQLLIWAASTESQSSHILARSLVKVAGKDLLKVTNVTEKTGAGVEATIGADKIRVGKADFVTSSKIAKVSGTTIYVSKNANYVGSITFEDQPRPEAKVTMEDLHQLGVRDIMMISGDQKEIATQIANDVGIDKVFAESLPEDKINVLKKIPNEKRPVAMVGDGVNDAPSLVTADVGIAMGAHGATAASESADAVILKDDLTRIPVAVRISRRTMRIARESVLIGIFVCIVLMLIASFGVIPAIIGALLQEVVDTITILTALRARHG; encoded by the coding sequence GTGAAACTATCTAATTACAAACGATTGTGGGCTGTTTTAATTGTTGGTGTACTAGCATTATTACTTGAATTTGCCTTTAAACAACCTTTTTGGAGTCAACTACTAGTTACAGTTATCGGGTCACTAATTGCAATTTTAATGACGATCGATATGATTAAAACCTTACGTTCTGGAAAGTTTGGTGTAGACCTATTAGCAATCACTGCAGTAATTGCAACACTTAGTATTGGTGAATACTGGGCAGCTTTGATTGTGTTGTTGATGTTAACAGGTGGCGATGCGCTCGAGGACTATGCTGCCAATAAGGCTAATTCAGATTTACAATCTCTGTTGGAAAAATCACCAACGGTCGCTAATCAGATCATCAACGGTAAAATAAAACAGATTAATATTGAAAAAGTGGCGGTGGGTGATACATTAATCATCCGACCAGGTGAAGTTTTTCCGGTCGACGGAACAATCGTGGATGGAATAACAAGTGTAAACGAGTCATCACTAACGGGTGAAGCAAAGCCCGTTGATAAAACGGTTGGCGATGAAGTAATGTCTGGCTCCGTTAATGGGGATACATCGGTTACGATTACCGCAACTCAGTTAGCAAAAGATAGTCAGTATCAAAATATTATTAGACTTGTGAAGCAGGCTGAAAGCCAGCCAGCACGGTTTGTCCGAATGGCGGATCGTTATGCAATTCCGTTTACAATTGTATCCTATATTATTGCTGGAACCGCTTGGTATCTTTCTGGCGATCCGGTCCGTTTTGCAGAGGTATTGGTAGTAGCCTCGCCATGTCCGTTGATATTGGCCGCACCAATTGCACTAGTTGCTGGTATGAGCCGTTCGAGTCGCTCTGGAATTATTGTAAAAACCGGGACTACCATTGAAAAGTTAGCACAGGTAAAAAGTTTTGCATTTGATAAAACCGGCACTATCACTATGGGCAACCTGGAAGTTGTTAAAATTTCTCCTGAGTCGGGAATTAGTAAGGAGCAACTTTTAATTTGGGCAGCCAGCACGGAGAGCCAGTCTAGTCATATTTTAGCAAGATCACTGGTTAAAGTCGCTGGAAAAGATTTACTGAAAGTAACGAATGTTACCGAAAAAACTGGAGCTGGTGTGGAAGCCACAATCGGTGCGGACAAGATTCGAGTTGGTAAGGCTGATTTTGTAACTAGTTCTAAAATCGCAAAAGTGAGTGGCACCACAATATACGTTTCAAAGAATGCTAACTACGTTGGTAGTATCACATTTGAGGATCAGCCCCGTCCAGAAGCTAAAGTAACAATGGAAGATCTCCATCAATTGGGAGTGCGAGACATTATGATGATTTCTGGAGATCAAAAAGAAATCGCAACTCAAATTGCAAATGACGTTGGAATTGACAAAGTTTTCGCAGAAAGTTTGCCAGAAGATAAAATCAATGTTTTAAAAAAGATACCAAACGAAAAAAGACCTGTTGCAATGGTTGGGGATGGAGTAAACGATGCACCCTCACTTGTTACTGCCGACGTCGGAATTGCAATGGGAGCGCACGGGGCGACCGCAGCAAGTGAGTCAGCTGATGCAGTTATTCTTAAGGATGATTTAACACGAATTCCCGTAGCTGTTAGAATTTCACGCCGGACCATGCGAATCGCTAGAGAGTCAGTTCTAATTGGAATTTTTGTATGTATCGTTTTAATGTTAATAGCAAGTTTCGGGGTTATTCCCGCTATTATTGGTGCACTTTTACAAGAAGTAGTGGATACAATTACTATTTTAACCGCCTTACGAGCACGTCATGGGTAA
- a CDS encoding SP_1767 family glycosyltransferase produces MKVHITNTYASPVTGAVFIAQSLIVDTGKEMGFTEIGIPRYTIKKEAPEELDQLLDGMLGGFRDGDTLFLQTPTWNEHEFETALLDKVAKYKNSKVIIFIHDVIALMFKSNRYILPQLVEEYNRADVVIVPSENMRKYLIRNGLKVSKIIVQEVWDHIYNYPVNEKPPFKRQVSFIGNPNKFKFTSTWPYSDVRLRQYAGSMKKHNNNVDDIGFLPDQVLIPNLLMNGGFGLVWSTDSYWSDYMHVNTSHKIGTYLVAGLPIIIDENNSNAEMVRKNKLGFVVESLDEAIDLIKKTTEAEYSELRENVGKFAFLLRNGFFAKKLVTNAVFELLQNNISGETDDNVSINVLKREQTIEYLIKNKASIARFGSGEFNLINGAGISFQEYSEELAVRLRNILAVQSNSNFVLGVPDIFDGLDNLNEAAQKFWAGNLNKWEDFYNQMLTADWYGNSFMTRPYIDLKDKSQASAHFKNLKRLWDSQNILIVEGKNSRSGVGNDLFDNAKSIERIIVPSKNAFAKLSEIEQSIQSHGSDKLVLLMIGPTAKVVAHDLSKQGFWLIDMGHIDSEYEWFKMGAEKKVQISGKHTAEFNNDTDIHLEPNSKYDQQVIVDLS; encoded by the coding sequence ATGAAAGTACATATTACGAATACATACGCCAGTCCTGTGACGGGAGCAGTTTTTATAGCACAAAGTCTGATTGTTGATACTGGTAAAGAGATGGGATTTACTGAAATTGGAATTCCAAGGTATACAATCAAAAAAGAAGCCCCTGAGGAGTTGGATCAATTACTTGATGGTATGTTGGGTGGCTTTAGGGATGGTGATACACTGTTTTTGCAAACACCAACTTGGAATGAGCATGAATTTGAAACAGCATTACTTGATAAGGTAGCAAAGTATAAAAATTCTAAGGTAATTATTTTTATTCACGATGTGATTGCTTTGATGTTTAAATCAAACAGGTATATTTTGCCACAACTTGTTGAAGAATATAATCGTGCAGACGTTGTAATTGTTCCCTCAGAGAATATGCGTAAATATTTAATTCGTAATGGATTAAAAGTGTCAAAAATTATCGTGCAAGAAGTTTGGGATCACATTTATAACTACCCAGTGAACGAAAAACCACCGTTTAAAAGACAGGTTAGTTTCATTGGCAATCCAAACAAATTTAAATTTACGAGTACTTGGCCATACTCTGATGTCCGACTGCGACAATATGCCGGTTCAATGAAGAAACATAATAATAATGTCGATGACATCGGTTTTCTGCCGGATCAAGTATTGATACCGAATTTACTAATGAATGGTGGCTTTGGACTAGTTTGGTCTACTGATTCATATTGGTCCGATTATATGCATGTTAACACTTCACACAAAATTGGTACCTATTTGGTAGCGGGATTGCCAATTATTATTGATGAGAATAATTCCAATGCGGAAATGGTAAGAAAAAATAAATTAGGGTTTGTAGTCGAATCGTTGGATGAAGCAATTGATTTAATTAAAAAGACAACAGAGGCCGAATATAGCGAGTTAAGAGAAAATGTAGGAAAGTTTGCATTTCTTTTGCGAAATGGTTTTTTTGCGAAAAAACTGGTGACAAATGCGGTATTTGAACTACTTCAAAATAACATTAGTGGTGAAACAGATGATAATGTTTCGATTAATGTTTTGAAAAGGGAACAAACAATCGAATATTTGATTAAAAATAAGGCCTCAATTGCTCGATTTGGTTCTGGAGAATTCAATTTAATTAACGGAGCTGGTATTTCGTTCCAAGAGTATTCTGAGGAACTAGCTGTGAGATTAAGGAATATTTTAGCGGTACAGTCGAATTCTAATTTTGTACTTGGAGTTCCTGATATTTTTGATGGGTTAGATAATTTGAACGAAGCTGCACAAAAATTCTGGGCTGGGAACTTAAACAAATGGGAAGATTTTTATAATCAGATGTTAACTGCTGATTGGTATGGAAATTCCTTTATGACACGACCATACATTGATTTAAAGGATAAATCTCAGGCGTCAGCACATTTTAAAAATCTTAAGAGACTCTGGGATAGCCAAAATATACTGATTGTTGAAGGCAAAAATTCACGTTCGGGAGTTGGTAATGATTTATTTGATAATGCTAAATCAATTGAGAGAATTATAGTACCTTCCAAAAACGCTTTTGCGAAATTAAGTGAAATCGAACAATCTATCCAGAGTCATGGATCAGATAAGTTGGTATTGTTGATGATAGGGCCAACTGCAAAAGTTGTTGCTCATGATTTATCCAAACAAGGATTTTGGCTGATTGATATGGGACATATAGATTCAGAGTATGAGTGGTTTAAAATGGGGGCCGAGAAAAAGGTTCAAATTAGCGGTAAACACACTGCGGAATTTAATAACGATACCGATATTCACTTGGAACCAAATAGTAAGTACGATCAGCAAGTGATTGTTGACTTGTCATGA